The sequence below is a genomic window from Cyanobacteriota bacterium.
CGCCAAGCTTAGATTTGTTATCGGTGCCATCAAGGCTAATTAATAAACTATCAAGTTCCGCTTGTTGAGTGGCATCCAAACCAATGATTTGTTCAGCGATAATTTCATTGACATTCTCAATTGCTTGGCTAACTCCCTTACCCTGATAGCGAGATTTGTCGCCATCTCTCAATTCACAAGCCTCAAAAGCACCAGTACTTGCTCCGCTAGGAACAGCAGCTCGTCCAAATGACCCATCTGCCAAAAATATTTCCGTTTCAACAGTTGGATTGCCTCTGCTGTCTAGGATTTCTCTTGCTATTACACCTTCAATTAAACTCATAAATTTTGTCTCTTTGCCCCATTATACCGCCCTTGCATAGTACAGACGTATTAGCCTTTCCTAAAATTTCATTATTTTAGGCCACCTAGATAATCCCACAACGTCCGATAAACTATGTCGTCAGCTGTAATAACAGCAAGCCTATATGGCAAGACAAAAGGAAAAAACAATGCAACTTACTGTCAATACCAATACTCAAAGCTTATTCGCTCAACGAGCACTGAGATTTAACACAGGTAGATTACAAAGTAATATCGAACGCCTGTCAACTGGTTATAGAATCAATAGAGCAGCCGATGATGCCGCAGGCTTATCAATCGCCAACAAACTCACGACGAGAATTCGCGGGCTTGAGCAAGCTGGCAAAAACGCCGCCGATGGCATTTCGCTAATTCAAACCATGGAAGGCGGGCTTTCAGTCATCCAAGAAAATCTTCAAAGAATTAGAGAACTAGTAGTTCAAGGGATCAACGGTACTAACGGAGCAGACGAGAGAGATGCTCTGCAAAGAGAGATCAATGAACGTATCAAAATTATTGACGATATAGCTCAAGCAACCAACTTCAATGGCACAACACTAATCTATGCTAATACTTCAAGTGCTGATATCACATTGCAAACAGGCTCTGATCATGGCGAAACGACATCGATAATACTCACATCTGGTGCAGGCGGAGCCGGTTCCAACAG
It includes:
- a CDS encoding flagellin; this translates as MARQKEKTMQLTVNTNTQSLFAQRALRFNTGRLQSNIERLSTGYRINRAADDAAGLSIANKLTTRIRGLEQAGKNAADGISLIQTMEGGLSVIQENLQRIRELVVQGINGTNGADERDALQREINERIKIIDDIAQATNFNGTTLIYANTSSADITLQTGSDHGETTSIILTSGAGGAGSNSGIDIDITAQSTGTSSDDGFLIEGGTTGLSLDRIQISGATVNSYNYATHTSNVAATISQIDNMIDNVSRMRSYVGATQNALESKMEYMEIAMENAAGARSRIQDVDVAKESSVLIKNQILQQTAAAMLAQANTAPQIALQLLG